From a region of the Zingiber officinale cultivar Zhangliang chromosome 4B, Zo_v1.1, whole genome shotgun sequence genome:
- the LOC121976569 gene encoding probable E3 ubiquitin-protein ligase RHG1A isoform X2, whose amino-acid sequence MTEASDTVTGKDVVLVAIPLKSPRESTLEKRYDEEDVAESSSRQADSRKYADSIRRLGKKEKSSSLSPLVEPTKVRHIGKTASREVQSCSVKLSSRASKEVARKPKYQLRDMSSRSKDYHLNGLRQADASDLFLSNFNSTNSATARVEKNLRRSFRNGSPSSRDNLTSNQNPRRSRSQSTSMGVVSVRTRQSPTGNPRTRPLEQVDESSLLPDPIGELGTVPQSALRSSRVDNDSYPLLSIGSVAEVLLELERIEYEGLTYEQLSFLENHLFLDGLINDHYSDMRMDIDDMTYEELLALGEEMGTVSTALSEEALSKCLKKSKYIPASPIAVFSCSDEGDAKCSICQEEWAAGDEMGMLVCEHFYHAQCIHQWLQLKNWCPICKASVSPTP is encoded by the exons ATGACAGAAGCATCAGATACTGTAACCGGAAAGGATGTTGTGCTAGTCGCTATTCCATTAAAGTCACCCAG AGAGTCGACATTGGAGAAGAGATATGATGAAGAAGATGTTGCAGAAAGTAGTAGTAGACAAGCTGATAGCAGAAAGTATGCAGATTCAATCAGAAGATTGGGGAAGAAAGAAAAGTCAAGCTCTCTAAGCCCATTAGTTGAACCCACAAAAGTTCGTCATATTGGAAAAACTGCATCTCGAGAAGTGCAATCCTGCAGTGTGAAATTGAGTTCTAGGGCATCTAAAGAAGTAGCTAGGAAGCCCAAGTATCAGCTTAGAGACATGTCATCCAGGTCTAAGGACTATCACTTGAATGGTCTTAGACAAGCAGATGCATCTGATCTTTTCCTGTCAAATTTTAACTCTACCAATTCTGCAACTGCACGAGTAGAAAAGAATTTGAGGAGATCCTTTAGAAATGGAAGCCCATCTTCAAGAG ACAATTTAACATCTAATCAAAAtccgagaagatcaagaagccaATCTACCAGTATGGGTGTTGTTTCAGTTCGAACAAGACAGTCACCTACCGGTAATCCTAGAACAAGGCCCTTAGAACAAGTAGACGAGTCAAGCTTGCTACCAGATCCGATAGGTGAATTAGGAACTGTTCCTCAAAGTGCATTAAGATCATCGAGAGTGGATAATGATAGTTATCCACTCTTAAGTATTGGAAGTGTTGCTGAG GTGCTACTGGAGCTTGAGAGGATCGAATATGAAGGACTGACATACGAG CAACTGTCATTTCTTGAGAATCATTTATTTTTAGATGGCCTGATCAATGACCATTACAGTGACATGAGGATGGATATCGATGACATGACATACGAG GAATTGTTAGCACTAGGAGAGGAAATGGGTACGGTGAGCACAGCCCTCTCGGAGGAAGCTTTATCGAAATGTTTGAAGAAAAGCAAATATATTCCTGCTTCTCCGATTGCTGTCTTCTCTTGCTCTGACGAAGGCGATGCCAAATGCAGCATATGCCAG GAAGAATGGGCTGCTGGAGATGAGATGGGCATGCTGGTTTGCGAGCATTTCTACCATGCCCAATGCATCCATCAGTGGCTTCAGTTAAAGAATTGGTGCCCTATCTGTAAAGCTTCTGTTTCTCCTACTCCTTGA
- the LOC121976569 gene encoding probable E3 ubiquitin-protein ligase RHG1A isoform X1, whose amino-acid sequence MEDSMGRRTASGIITSKGGCSITFREQKFHDRSIRYCNRKGCCASRYSIKVTQVGEDKTSCRSGSSKSPSSIGFRESTLEKRYDEEDVAESSSRQADSRKYADSIRRLGKKEKSSSLSPLVEPTKVRHIGKTASREVQSCSVKLSSRASKEVARKPKYQLRDMSSRSKDYHLNGLRQADASDLFLSNFNSTNSATARVEKNLRRSFRNGSPSSRDNLTSNQNPRRSRSQSTSMGVVSVRTRQSPTGNPRTRPLEQVDESSLLPDPIGELGTVPQSALRSSRVDNDSYPLLSIGSVAEVLLELERIEYEGLTYEQLSFLENHLFLDGLINDHYSDMRMDIDDMTYEELLALGEEMGTVSTALSEEALSKCLKKSKYIPASPIAVFSCSDEGDAKCSICQEEWAAGDEMGMLVCEHFYHAQCIHQWLQLKNWCPICKASVSPTP is encoded by the exons ATGGAGGACTCTATGGGAAGAAGGACTGCTAGTGGGATCATAACGAGCAAAGGTGGATGCAGCATTACCTTTAGGGAACAGAAGTTCCATGACAGAAGCATCAGATACTGTAACCGGAAAGGATGTTGTGCTAGTCGCTATTCCATTAAAGTCACCCAGGTAGGAGAAGACAAAACTTCCTGTCGCTCAGGTTCATCTAAGTCACCATCGTCTATTGGTTTTAGAGAGTCGACATTGGAGAAGAGATATGATGAAGAAGATGTTGCAGAAAGTAGTAGTAGACAAGCTGATAGCAGAAAGTATGCAGATTCAATCAGAAGATTGGGGAAGAAAGAAAAGTCAAGCTCTCTAAGCCCATTAGTTGAACCCACAAAAGTTCGTCATATTGGAAAAACTGCATCTCGAGAAGTGCAATCCTGCAGTGTGAAATTGAGTTCTAGGGCATCTAAAGAAGTAGCTAGGAAGCCCAAGTATCAGCTTAGAGACATGTCATCCAGGTCTAAGGACTATCACTTGAATGGTCTTAGACAAGCAGATGCATCTGATCTTTTCCTGTCAAATTTTAACTCTACCAATTCTGCAACTGCACGAGTAGAAAAGAATTTGAGGAGATCCTTTAGAAATGGAAGCCCATCTTCAAGAG ACAATTTAACATCTAATCAAAAtccgagaagatcaagaagccaATCTACCAGTATGGGTGTTGTTTCAGTTCGAACAAGACAGTCACCTACCGGTAATCCTAGAACAAGGCCCTTAGAACAAGTAGACGAGTCAAGCTTGCTACCAGATCCGATAGGTGAATTAGGAACTGTTCCTCAAAGTGCATTAAGATCATCGAGAGTGGATAATGATAGTTATCCACTCTTAAGTATTGGAAGTGTTGCTGAG GTGCTACTGGAGCTTGAGAGGATCGAATATGAAGGACTGACATACGAG CAACTGTCATTTCTTGAGAATCATTTATTTTTAGATGGCCTGATCAATGACCATTACAGTGACATGAGGATGGATATCGATGACATGACATACGAG GAATTGTTAGCACTAGGAGAGGAAATGGGTACGGTGAGCACAGCCCTCTCGGAGGAAGCTTTATCGAAATGTTTGAAGAAAAGCAAATATATTCCTGCTTCTCCGATTGCTGTCTTCTCTTGCTCTGACGAAGGCGATGCCAAATGCAGCATATGCCAG GAAGAATGGGCTGCTGGAGATGAGATGGGCATGCTGGTTTGCGAGCATTTCTACCATGCCCAATGCATCCATCAGTGGCTTCAGTTAAAGAATTGGTGCCCTATCTGTAAAGCTTCTGTTTCTCCTACTCCTTGA
- the LOC121976563 gene encoding villin-3-like, translating to MAVSLKDVDPAFQGAGQKAGLEIWRIENFCPVLMESSSHGKFFTGDSYVILKTTALKNGSLQHDIHYWLGKDTSQDEAGTAAIKTIELDAALGGRAVQYREVQGHETEKFLSYFRPCIIPQQGGISSGFKHTEINAHEHVTRLFVCSGKHVVNVKEVPFARSSLNHDDIFILDTTSKIFQFNGSNSSIQERAKALEVVQYLKDTYHEGKCEVAAVEDGKMMADADAGEFWGYFGGFAPLPRKVASEGDRKAYSSYMKLLCVDKGQTSPVEAESLTRKLLDTYKCYLLDCGAEIYLWMGRSTSLAQRKAASSAADELLLEPPRPHACVIRIIEGFETVTFRSKFDQWPQKNDAVVSEESRGKVAAFLKRQGLNVKGLDKASPVHDEPQPYIDCTGNLQVWRINGKDKNLLSSSDQCKFFSGDCYIFQYAYPGEIKDENLIGTWLGKKSNEEERTSAISLANKLVENLKSQAVLARFYEGKEPIQFFSIFQHLIVFKGGVSSGYKNFVEENSFVDDTYSEEGIALFRVQGSGPENMQAIQVEPVASSLNSSYCYILHSGNTVFTWSGSLTTSVDQELVERLLDLIKPNVQPKTQKEGTEIDQFWSILGGKSEFPSQKIGKEPENDPHLFSCSFLKGNLKVTEIFNFTQDDLMTEDMFILDCHSDIYVWVGQHLDPKLRQQALSIAETFIEKDFLMENLSRELPLSIIVEGCEPPFFTRFFNWDYAKSAIHGNSFQRKLTVVKNGATLSEKPKRRTPTSHIGRSTVPDKSQRSSRSMSFSPERVRVRGRSPAFNALAANFENPNSRNLSTPPAQRKPSPKPVLLDSAKVAPKSSAISSISASFERPKETMIPKSIIPKSLKVSPENNKPKLEVNAKGSITPLSSKIDTPTKDAKESEAENEVGLLIFPYERLKTTSADPAKDIDVTKRETYLSSVEFKEKFGMTKESFYNLAKWKQNRLKIALQLF from the exons ATGGCAGTGTCATTGAAAGATGTGGATCCAGCTTTTCAAGGAGCTGGGCAAAAGGC TGGACTAGAGATATGGAGGATAGAAAATTTTTGCCCAGTCCTTATGGAAAGCTCCTCTCATGGAAAATTTTTCACTGGAGATTCATATGTGATTTTGAAG ACAACTGCACTTAAAAATGGTTCTCTTCAACATGATATTCACTATTGGCTTGGTAAAGACACTAGCCAG gaTGAAGCTGGGACTGCTGCAATCAAAACAATTGAGCTTGATGCAGCTCTTGGAGGACGTGCTGTTCAATATCGTGAAGTACAAGGTCATGAGACTGAGAAATTCCTTTCTTATTTTAGACCATGTATAATACCACAGCAAGGAGGAATTTCGTCTGGGTTTAAGCATACAGAGATCAATGCACATGAGCATGTGACACGCTTATTTGTTTGCAGTGGAAAGCATGTTGTTAATGTCAAGGAG GTGCCTTTTGCTCGGTCATCTCTCAATCATGATGACATATTCATCCTGGATACTACGTCCAAGATATTCCAGTTTAATGGATCAAATTCTTCAATTCAAGAAAGGGCTAAGGCTCTTGAAGTTGTGCAATACCTCAAAGATACTTACCATGAAGGGAAGTGTGAGGTGGCAGCTGTTG AGGATGGGAAGATGATGGCTGATGCTGATGCTGGAGAATTTTGGGGTTATTTTGGAGGTTTTGCTCCCCTACCCAGGAAAGTAGCTTCTGAAGGTGATAGGAAGGCATACTCCTCTTATATGAAGTTATTATG TGTTGACAAAGGACAAACTTCACCTGTTGAAGCTGAATCATTGACAAGGAAATTGTTAGACACTTATAAGTGTTACTTGTTAGATTGTGGCGCTGAAATATATTTGTGGATGGGCCGAAGTACATCCCTTGCACAAAGGAAAGCTGCTAGTTCTGCAGCTGAT GAATTACTACTTGAACCTCCCAGGCCACATGCATGTGTGATTCGGATCATTGAGGGATTCGAGACAGTAACATTTCGATCAAAGTTTGACCAATGGCCACAGAAAAATGATGCGGTTGTGTCTGAGGAGAGTCGGGGTAAAGTTGCAG CATTTCTTAAGCGACAAGGACTAAATGTGAAGGGTCTTGACAAAGCTTCTCCTGTTCACGATGAACCTCAGCCATACATCGATTGCACTGGCAATTTACAA GTTTGGCGCATAAATGGTAAGGACAAGAATCTTCTTTCATCGTCGGATCAGTGTAAATTCTTCAGTGGGGATTGCTATATTTTCCAGTATGCTTATCCTGGTGAAATCAAAGATGAAAATCTTATTGGTACTTGGTTAGGAAAAAAGAGCAATGAG GAGGAGAGAACTTCAGCGATCTCACTTGCTAACAAATTGGTTGAAAATTTGAAGTCACAGGCTGTTCTG GCTCGATTTTATGAAGGAAAGGAGCCTATACAATTCTTCTCTATTTTCCAGCACTTAATAGTTTTCAAG GGTGGGGTTAGTTCTGGATACAAGAACTTTGTTGAGGAAAATAGCTTTGTTGATGATACATATTCAGAGGAAGGCATCGCACTTTTCCGGGTACAAGGATCCGGGCCAGAAAATATGCAAGCAATTCAAGTTGAACCA GTGGCTTCATCTTTGAATTCGTCTTATTGTTACATACTGCACAGTGGAAATACTGTTTTCACATGGTCCGGAAGCCTGACTACATCTGTGGATCAGGAGTTAGTTGAGAGACTGCTTGATCTAATTAAG CCAAATGTGCAGCCCAAAACACAAAAGGAGGGAACGGAAATTGATCAATTTTGGAGTATACTTGGAGGAAAATCTGAATTTCCTAGTCAGAAGATTGGAAAAGAACCAGAAAATGATCCTCACCTGTTCTCATGTTCATTCCTAAAAG GTAACCTGAAG GTTACTGAGATTTTCAACTTCACCCAAGATGATTTGATGACTGAAGATATGTTCATTCTGGATTGTCATTCGGACATATATGTTTGGGTTGGTCAGCACCTGGACCCTAAACTCCGGCAGCAAGCTTTAAGCATTGCAGAA ACATTTATAGAAAAAGATTTTCTTATGGAAAATCTCTCACGAGAACTACCACTATCTATAATTGTGGAAGGATGTGAACCACCGTTTTTCACTCGCTTCTTCAACTGGGACTATGCAAAATCAGCA ATTCATGGTAATTCATTTCAAAGGAAGCTGACAGTTGTAAAGAATGGGGCTACATTATCAGAA AAACCCAAGCGTCGCACTCCAACATCCCATATAGGGAGGTCCACTGTTCCTGACAAATCTCAGCGCTCCTCAAGAAGCATGTCCTTCAGCCCAGAACGTGTACGTGTTAGAGGAAGATCTCCTGCTTTCAATGCACTTGCTGCCAACTTTGAGAATCCAAATTCTAGGAATCTTTCAACTCCTCCAGCTCAAAGAAAACCTTCTCCAAAACCAGTGTTACTGGATTCTGCAAAAGTGGCACCAAAATCATCTGCAATTTCTAGCATATCTGCTTCTTTTGAACGCCCAAAAGAAACAATGATACCAAAGTCGATAATCCCCAAATCATTGAAAG TGAGCCCTGAGAACAACAAACCAAAACTGGAGGTAAATGCCAAGGGAAGCATCACCCCGTTGAGCAGCAAAATTGATACTCCCACAAAAGATGCAAAGGAAAGTGAAGCTGAAAATGAAGTAGGGCTGCTCATTTTCCCCTACGAACGCCTGAAGACTACTTCTGCTGACCCTGCTAAAGATATCGATGTGACCAAGAGAGAG ACGTACTTATCTTCCGTGGAGTTTAAAGAAAAGTTCGGTATGACAAAAGAAAGTTTCTACAACTTGGCCAAGTGGAAGCAAAACAGACTCAAAATAGCGCTTCAGCTCTTCTGA